The Microvirga thermotolerans sequence GCGATCCATCGTTCCTCTGGCCGAATGTATTCAAACCGTCCGTGTCTTCAGACGGCATTAGCTCCAAAGGGCGATGGACGCGCGGCGCCTGCGGCCAATATCTTTTTCATGATTTTCTTATTGAGACCCTTTTCCTTATCGAGGACCACGAAGTGACCGCGCGACACCGAACCGGCACATCTCTTTCCGCTCCAGCGGCGGACCTTCCCTTGTCTCTCATTGTCGTGACCTATAACAGCGCACGCGTCCTGCCGGGTCTTCTCGATTCTCTCCCCGAAGGACTGTCCGGAATTCGCGATGCCGAGACCATCGTCGTCGACAATGCATCATCGGACGGAAGCGCAGACATTGCTGCCCGGCACCCGTCTCGCCCAAGGGTCATCAGGATGCGCAGCAATGCGGGATACGCAGCCGGTATCAATGCCGCAGCCGAAACGCTCGCCAGCGACCGTCATATTTTGATTCTCAATCCCGATATCCGGCTTCGACCCGGATCGGGCCTGAGTTTGCTTCACCGGCTCCGCGACCCTCGCGTCGGCGTTGCAGTTCCGCGCATGCTGAACGAAGACGGTTCAATTGCATTGTCGTTGCGCCGAGAGCCATCGGTTGCAGCAGCCTGGTCGGAGGCCTTTCTGGGCCGCCTCGCATCTCTAGCCGGCATGGGCGAGATCGTAGGAGATCCGACCATCTACGCTCAAGGCGGTCCCGTCGAGTGGGCGACCGGCGCGGCACTGGCCGTTTCCGCCCAGGCCCGCCGCGTGGTGGGCCATTGGGACGAGAGCTTCTTTCTCTACAGCGAGGAGGTGGATTATCTCCGTCGGGTCAGGGAGTGCGGATTGTCCGTGATCTATGTGCCCGAGGCCGAGGTGATCCATATCGGCGGGGAGTATCGCGAGAATCCCATGCTTTCCGCACTTCTTGCGCGTAATCGTATCGAATACTTCCGGCGGCATCACGGACGGGTGGCGGCTGTCTTATTCCAGTTCGGCATCGTTACAGGCGCGGCGTTACGATCGTTCCTGGGCCCCGGTCACAGAGCAGCCCTTCGAGCCGCCCTGCATCCGTCCCGGCCTCCTGTCGTCTTGAGAAAATCCGCTGGACAGTTCACGGCCGCAAGCCGCTAGCGCAGGTAAAGCCAGATCGATGACGGATGCGACGAGCCGGGACGCCAAGCCAAGCTATGGCCAAATTCTTCGGTCGACAGCCCAGATCGGCGGCTCGTCGATCGTCAACATTCTTCTGGGCCTCGTCCGTAACAAGGCCATCGCCCTTCTTCTAGGTCCATCCGGGGTAGGCCTGACCGGTCTCTACATGGCAATCGTCGAACTGTCGCATGGGCTCGCCGGCCTCGGAATTTCCAGCAGCGGCGTGAGACAGATCGCGGAAGCCGCGGGATCGGACGATCGGAATCGGATTGCCGTGACGACCACGATCCTGCGGCGGATGTCGCTCATTCTCGGCGCTGCAGGCGCGGCGATCCTGTTTCTCCTTTCTGAGCCCGTCGCGGCGTTCACGTTCGGTGACCCCGGGCACGCAACCGGGGTCGCGCTGCTTTCTCTTGCCGTACTGCTCCGGTCGGTCTCGGCTGGACAGACCGCGCTCGTGCAGGGCCTGCGCCGCATCGGGGATCTTGCCCGCATCAACATGCTGTCGGCCTTGTCCGGCGTGGCGGTCGGCATCCCGCTGATCTACCTGTTCCGTGAACAGGGCATCGTACCTTCTCTCGTCGTGACGACCGGCACTGCGTTTGCAACGTCCTGGTGGTTCAGCCGCAAGGCCGCAATCCCTTCCGTCCGGGTTTCTCCAGCTCGCATGCGGCCGGAGATCGCTTCGCTGCTGAAACTTGGCCTGGCATTCATGGCAAGCAGCATTCTGACCATGGGGGCAGCCTACGGAATCAGAATCATCGTCCTGCACGAGTCGGGGATCGAAGCTGCCGGCTTCTATCAGGCTGCCTGGACTCTCGGCGGCCTCTATACGGGCTTCATCCTTCAATCGATGAGCGCCGATTTCTATCCTCGTCTGACCGCGGCCGCCGGCGACAATCTGGAATGCAACCGCCTCGTCAATGAGCAAGCCCATATCAGCATGCTGCTTGCCGGGCCTGGCGTTATCGGTACGCTGACATTCGCGCCGCTGATCATGACGATCTTCTATTCAACGGATTTCAACGCGGCCTCCACACTCCTGAGATGGCTGGGCCTCGGAATGATGCTCCGCGTGGTCGCCTGGCCCATGGGGTTCATCGTTCTCGCCAAAGGTGCTCAAAAGACCTTTTTCTGGACGGAGGTCGCAGCTGCAGTCGTGCATGTGGGCTTTGCCTGGCCCCTCATCGGCCGGATCGGAGTGAATGGCGCCGGCGTTGCCTTTTTTGCCCTGTACGCCTGGCATAGCGCCATCATCTACCTGATCGTCCGCCGAATGAGCGGATTCCGCTGGAGCAGAGCCAATCTCGCACTGGGACTGGTCTTCCT is a genomic window containing:
- a CDS encoding O-antigen translocase — protein: MTDATSRDAKPSYGQILRSTAQIGGSSIVNILLGLVRNKAIALLLGPSGVGLTGLYMAIVELSHGLAGLGISSSGVRQIAEAAGSDDRNRIAVTTTILRRMSLILGAAGAAILFLLSEPVAAFTFGDPGHATGVALLSLAVLLRSVSAGQTALVQGLRRIGDLARINMLSALSGVAVGIPLIYLFREQGIVPSLVVTTGTAFATSWWFSRKAAIPSVRVSPARMRPEIASLLKLGLAFMASSILTMGAAYGIRIIVLHESGIEAAGFYQAAWTLGGLYTGFILQSMSADFYPRLTAAAGDNLECNRLVNEQAHISMLLAGPGVIGTLTFAPLIMTIFYSTDFNAASTLLRWLGLGMMLRVVAWPMGFIVLAKGAQKTFFWTEVAAAVVHVGFAWPLIGRIGVNGAGVAFFALYAWHSAIIYLIVRRMSGFRWSRANLALGLVFLPLAGAVFLSFAFLPYWPALTLGLVATAISCLYSLKSLLTLVPSESLPSRLKPLFGKLT
- a CDS encoding glycosyltransferase family 2 protein — encoded protein: MTARHRTGTSLSAPAADLPLSLIVVTYNSARVLPGLLDSLPEGLSGIRDAETIVVDNASSDGSADIAARHPSRPRVIRMRSNAGYAAGINAAAETLASDRHILILNPDIRLRPGSGLSLLHRLRDPRVGVAVPRMLNEDGSIALSLRREPSVAAAWSEAFLGRLASLAGMGEIVGDPTIYAQGGPVEWATGAALAVSAQARRVVGHWDESFFLYSEEVDYLRRVRECGLSVIYVPEAEVIHIGGEYRENPMLSALLARNRIEYFRRHHGRVAAVLFQFGIVTGAALRSFLGPGHRAALRAALHPSRPPVVLRKSAGQFTAASR